The Corynebacterium jeddahense genome has a window encoding:
- the pstC gene encoding phosphate ABC transporter permease subunit PstC, which yields MADNELPATEHDDRGAGPATKTDPVVQSSTGRPVRKGQDPATEGTPIAGEPSGSATGAGVKRPGDRVFEFFSTASAVLITVLVAAIGIFLLIQAMPPLVRNDGGFLGFLTYGGDWQTSNLDAMKFGIPNLFFSTLTISLIALIIAMPIALGVALFLSNYCPPQLVRPLGTLVDMLAAVPSIVYGLWGAQVLGPLLGDFYKWVNGWGGDFFLFATYQNSPPFSTARNMMTGGIVLAIMILPIIAATAREIFVQTPPGQIESALALGATRWEVIRMTVIPFGLSGFIAGAMLGLGRALGETMALYMAVAPANDFRGSLFDGGTTFATAIANAAAEFNNPVSAGAYIAAGLVLFLLTFVVNSIARAIVNK from the coding sequence ATGGCTGACAACGAACTGCCGGCTACCGAGCACGACGACCGCGGCGCAGGGCCCGCGACGAAAACCGATCCGGTGGTCCAGTCCTCCACGGGCCGCCCAGTGCGCAAGGGCCAGGACCCGGCGACCGAGGGCACCCCGATCGCCGGCGAGCCCTCCGGCTCCGCGACCGGCGCGGGCGTGAAGCGCCCGGGCGACCGCGTCTTCGAGTTTTTCTCCACCGCCTCCGCGGTGCTCATCACCGTCCTCGTCGCCGCGATCGGCATCTTCCTGCTCATTCAGGCGATGCCCCCGCTCGTGCGTAACGACGGCGGCTTCCTCGGCTTCCTCACCTACGGCGGCGACTGGCAGACCTCCAACCTCGACGCGATGAAGTTCGGTATCCCGAACCTCTTCTTCTCCACGCTGACCATCTCGTTGATCGCGCTGATCATCGCCATGCCGATCGCGCTCGGCGTCGCGCTGTTCCTCTCGAACTACTGCCCGCCGCAGCTCGTTCGCCCGCTGGGCACCCTCGTGGACATGCTCGCGGCCGTGCCGTCGATCGTCTACGGCCTGTGGGGCGCGCAGGTGCTCGGCCCGCTGCTGGGCGACTTCTACAAGTGGGTCAACGGCTGGGGCGGCGACTTCTTCCTGTTCGCCACCTACCAGAACTCCCCGCCGTTCTCCACGGCCCGCAACATGATGACCGGCGGCATCGTGCTCGCGATCATGATCCTGCCGATCATCGCCGCGACCGCCCGCGAGATCTTCGTGCAGACGCCTCCCGGCCAGATCGAGTCCGCACTTGCGCTCGGCGCGACGCGCTGGGAAGTCATCCGCATGACGGTCATCCCGTTCGGCCTCTCCGGCTTCATCGCCGGCGCCATGCTCGGCCTCGGCCGCGCGCTGGGCGAGACCATGGCGCTCTACATGGCCGTGGCCCCGGCGAACGACTTCCGCGGCTCCCTGTTCGACGGTGGCACCACCTTCGCTACCGCGATCGCGAACGCCGCCGCAGAGTTCAACAACCCGGTCTCCGCGGGCGCCTACATCGCCGCCGGCCTGGTGCTGTTCCTACTGACCTTCGTTGTCAACTCGATCGCCCGCGCGATCGTCAACAAGTAA
- the pstS gene encoding phosphate ABC transporter substrate-binding protein PstS gives MIRNFKRTAAIVGVVAASSVSLVACGDSDDDNASSTSVESNTETSTATETSTSGNKDDKKSGAYELSGQTGTLVAEGASSQQNAMDYFASVYSSEVPGAQLAYTPSGSGSGQKNFIANQAVFAGSDSPLKDDQIQAAADRCGGNEAWHLPFVIGPVAVAYNLKGVDKLNLTVDNIVEIFQGVITTWNDPKIAEANPGVNLPDEPINVFYRSDESGTSDNFQKFLAAASNGKWESTGKAFPNAVGTGANGSSGVAQEVKATEGAITYVEAGFADKKANIDFGNGPVELTNETVGKVLDDLAFKTDGHNMVVDSDKLFKTNTAGAYPLVLTTYEIVCSAGYDKETSNMVKDFLNVALDHQDQELADEGFIPVTGAHADRLREAINAIQ, from the coding sequence GTGATCCGTAACTTCAAGCGCACCGCCGCGATCGTCGGCGTCGTTGCAGCATCTTCCGTTTCCCTCGTCGCTTGTGGCGATTCCGACGACGACAACGCGTCGTCGACCTCCGTCGAGTCCAACACGGAGACCTCCACCGCGACCGAGACCTCCACCTCCGGCAACAAGGACGACAAGAAGTCCGGCGCGTACGAGCTCTCCGGCCAGACCGGCACCCTCGTCGCTGAGGGCGCTTCCTCTCAGCAGAACGCGATGGACTACTTCGCTTCCGTCTACTCCTCCGAGGTTCCGGGTGCTCAGCTCGCTTACACCCCGTCCGGCTCCGGCTCCGGCCAGAAGAACTTCATCGCCAACCAGGCTGTGTTCGCTGGCTCTGACTCCCCGCTGAAGGACGACCAGATCCAGGCTGCTGCCGACCGTTGCGGTGGCAACGAGGCTTGGCACCTGCCGTTCGTCATCGGCCCGGTCGCCGTCGCCTACAACCTCAAGGGTGTGGACAAGCTCAACCTGACCGTCGACAACATCGTCGAGATCTTCCAGGGCGTCATCACCACCTGGAACGACCCGAAGATCGCCGAGGCGAACCCGGGCGTGAACCTCCCGGACGAGCCGATCAACGTCTTCTACCGCTCCGACGAGTCCGGCACCTCCGACAACTTCCAGAAGTTCCTGGCTGCCGCCTCCAACGGCAAGTGGGAGTCCACCGGCAAGGCGTTCCCGAACGCTGTGGGCACCGGCGCCAACGGCTCCTCCGGCGTTGCCCAGGAGGTTAAGGCGACCGAGGGTGCTATCACCTACGTCGAGGCTGGCTTCGCGGACAAGAAGGCGAACATCGACTTCGGCAACGGCCCGGTCGAGCTCACCAACGAGACCGTTGGCAAGGTTCTGGACGACCTCGCCTTCAAGACCGACGGCCACAACATGGTTGTCGATTCCGACAAGCTGTTCAAGACCAACACCGCTGGCGCGTACCCGCTGGTGCTGACGACCTACGAGATCGTCTGCTCCGCTGGCTACGACAAGGAGACCTCCAACATGGTGAAGGACTTCCTCAACGTCGCTCTCGATCACCAGGATCAGGAGCTCGCTGACGAGGGCTTCATCCCGGTCACCGGCGCTCACGCTGACCGCCTGCGCGAGGCGATCAACGCCATCCAGTAA
- the mshD gene encoding mycothiol synthase, which translates to MTADILSAHLPGERVRPLLAAAAEHDGIAAFSEAFELGLDDARAGHTHLTVEDSGGKGAVIACAALAPDGSCELVVDPRRRREGLGTALAEAVRRRDGGAGFWAHGDLPAARALAAELGLTPQRELLVMGVDAAELGQLPAIPDGFEALSYPEAARRFGRERVEEQWLEVNNEAFSWHPEQGGWDLDRLHRGMEAEWFDPDGVRLLYDGATLAGFHWTKRHPDGTGEVYVVGLASRYRGEGMGGPLMRVGLEYLIGVGSPQVILYVEADNEPAVKRYRQLGFAVRERHVVYK; encoded by the coding sequence ATGACTGCCGACATCCTAAGCGCACATCTGCCCGGTGAGCGCGTGCGACCCCTCCTCGCCGCCGCCGCGGAGCACGACGGCATCGCCGCGTTTTCCGAGGCGTTCGAGCTGGGCCTCGACGACGCCCGCGCGGGGCACACCCACCTCACCGTCGAGGACAGCGGCGGCAAGGGCGCGGTGATCGCGTGCGCCGCCCTCGCCCCGGACGGGTCGTGCGAGCTCGTGGTGGACCCGCGGCGCCGGCGCGAGGGGCTGGGGACGGCGCTGGCGGAGGCGGTGCGCAGGCGCGACGGCGGCGCCGGCTTCTGGGCGCACGGTGACCTCCCCGCGGCCCGCGCGCTCGCGGCCGAGCTCGGGCTCACGCCGCAGCGGGAGCTGCTGGTCATGGGGGTCGACGCCGCCGAGCTGGGCCAGCTGCCCGCGATCCCGGACGGGTTCGAAGCGCTGAGCTACCCCGAGGCGGCGCGCCGGTTCGGGCGCGAGCGAGTGGAGGAGCAGTGGCTCGAGGTGAACAACGAGGCGTTCTCCTGGCACCCGGAGCAGGGCGGGTGGGACCTCGACCGCCTGCACCGCGGGATGGAGGCGGAGTGGTTCGACCCGGACGGGGTGCGTTTGCTTTACGACGGCGCCACGCTGGCGGGATTCCACTGGACGAAGCGCCACCCAGACGGGACGGGCGAGGTGTACGTCGTGGGGCTCGCGTCGCGTTACCGGGGGGAGGGAATGGGGGGACCGCTGATGCGGGTGGGGTTGGAGTACCTCATTGGGGTGGGATCACCGCAGGTCATCCTCTATGTGGAGGCCGACAACGAGCCCGCCGTGAAGCGTTACCGGCAGCTCGGCTTCGCTGTGCGGGAGCGGCACGTCGTGTACAAGTAA